Proteins encoded in a region of the Prochlorococcus marinus CUG1416 genome:
- a CDS encoding prohibitin family protein, giving the protein MSTSFKNVTPTGPGGTATLLIVLSFTGFLLLTQSLFVVPSGQVAVVTTLGKVSGPSRRAGLNFKLPFIQSVFPFDIKTQVQPEKFETLTKDLQVIRATATVKYSVKPNEAGRIFATIASRNSDVYQKIVQPSLLKALKSVFSQYELETIATEFAVISEKVGDTVAQELNSFDYVDVKSLDLTGLEIAEEYRAAIEQKQIAGQQLLRAKTEVEIAEQEALRYETLNKSLDDQVLFKLFLDKWDGSTQVVPGLPGSEGRTPPVIVGGKR; this is encoded by the coding sequence ATGTCAACATCCTTTAAAAATGTCACACCAACAGGTCCTGGTGGGACAGCAACATTACTGATTGTATTATCTTTCACTGGTTTCCTTTTGCTCACCCAATCCCTATTTGTTGTTCCGTCTGGACAAGTTGCAGTAGTTACAACATTAGGGAAAGTAAGTGGCCCCTCTCGGAGAGCTGGTTTAAACTTTAAACTTCCATTTATTCAGTCTGTATTTCCATTTGATATTAAAACTCAAGTTCAACCAGAAAAATTTGAAACTTTAACTAAAGATCTTCAGGTTATTAGGGCTACAGCTACTGTTAAGTATTCAGTAAAACCTAATGAAGCAGGAAGAATTTTTGCAACCATTGCAAGCAGAAATAGCGATGTTTATCAAAAAATTGTCCAGCCATCTTTACTCAAAGCTCTAAAATCAGTTTTTTCTCAATATGAGCTAGAAACAATTGCTACTGAATTTGCAGTGATTTCTGAAAAAGTAGGAGATACTGTGGCTCAAGAACTAAATTCATTCGATTATGTAGATGTTAAAAGTTTAGATCTTACCGGATTAGAGATTGCTGAAGAATACAGAGCTGCTATTGAACAAAAGCAAATAGCTGGTCAGCAATTACTAAGAGCAAAGACAGAAGTGGAAATTGCTGAACAAGAAGCACTTAGATATGAGACATTAAATAAAAGTCTCGACGATCAAGTACTTTTCAAATTATTTCTTGATAAATGGGATGGAAGTACACAAGTTGTTCCTGGCCTTCCAGGTTCAGAAGGAAGAACTCCCCCAGTAATAGTTGGTGGCAAAAGATAA
- the hemL gene encoding glutamate-1-semialdehyde 2,1-aminomutase has translation MTEILNCTKSEEIFSAAQELMPGGVSSPVRAFKSVGGQPIVFDRVKGPFAWDIDGNRYIDYIGSWGPAICGHAHPEVTTALQEAIEKGTSFGAPCVLENKLAEMVIDAVPSVEMVRFVNSGTEACMAVLRLMRAFTGRDKVIKFDGCYHGHADMFLVKAGSGVATLGLPDSPGVPRTTTANTLTAPYNDLEAVKKLFSENPDAISGVILEPIVGNAGFITPEPGFLEGLRELTTENGSLLVFDEVMTGFRISYGGAQEKFGVTPDLTTLGKVIGGGLPVGAYGGKKEIMSMVAPSGPVYQAGTLSGNPLAMTAGIKTLELLKQEGTYDKLDSTTSRLIEGIIQSAENNGIAINGGSVSAMFGFFLCDGPVRNFEEAKTNDAELFRKLHRQMLQRGIYLAPSPFEAGFTSLAHSEEEIDKTIEAFDQSFNEIKK, from the coding sequence GTGACTGAAATATTAAATTGCACCAAATCAGAAGAAATTTTTTCTGCCGCCCAAGAATTAATGCCCGGAGGAGTTAGCTCTCCAGTAAGAGCTTTTAAGTCTGTAGGAGGTCAGCCCATTGTTTTTGATAGAGTCAAAGGTCCTTTTGCTTGGGATATTGATGGAAATAGATATATTGATTATATAGGAAGTTGGGGGCCAGCTATATGTGGACATGCTCACCCTGAAGTTACAACGGCATTACAGGAAGCAATTGAAAAAGGCACTAGCTTTGGTGCTCCATGCGTTTTAGAGAACAAACTTGCTGAAATGGTAATAGATGCAGTCCCATCTGTAGAAATGGTTAGATTTGTTAATAGCGGAACTGAAGCCTGTATGGCTGTTTTGAGGCTTATGCGAGCATTTACTGGAAGAGATAAAGTTATTAAATTTGATGGTTGCTATCACGGCCATGCAGATATGTTTTTAGTGAAAGCAGGATCAGGTGTTGCCACTCTAGGTTTACCAGATTCTCCAGGGGTTCCACGAACAACAACTGCTAACACACTTACTGCTCCCTACAATGATCTTGAAGCAGTAAAAAAATTATTTTCTGAAAATCCTGATGCCATTTCAGGAGTGATTCTTGAGCCTATTGTTGGTAATGCTGGATTTATTACTCCAGAGCCTGGATTCTTGGAAGGATTAAGAGAATTAACAACTGAGAATGGATCCCTATTAGTTTTTGACGAAGTAATGACTGGATTCAGAATAAGTTATGGAGGCGCTCAAGAAAAATTTGGTGTTACTCCTGATTTAACCACACTTGGGAAAGTAATTGGTGGAGGCCTACCTGTTGGAGCTTATGGAGGCAAGAAAGAAATAATGTCAATGGTAGCGCCTTCTGGACCGGTATACCAGGCAGGCACTTTGAGCGGAAACCCACTCGCAATGACTGCTGGAATAAAAACTCTTGAACTACTTAAACAAGAAGGTACATACGATAAACTAGATTCAACAACTTCTAGATTAATTGAAGGGATAATTCAGTCTGCAGAGAATAATGGAATAGCTATTAACGGTGGAAGTGTAAGCGCTATGTTTGGATTTTTCTTATGTGATGGTCCAGTTAGGAACTTTGAAGAAGCTAAAACAAATGATGCTGAACTTTTTAGGAAGTTGCATAGGCAGATGCTTCAACGAGGAATTTACTTGGCGCCAAGTCCTTTTGAAGCTGGTTTCACATCACTAGCTCATAGCGAAGAAGAAATTGATAAAACTATCGAGGCTTTTGATCAATCTTTTAATGAGATAAAAAAATAA
- the xth gene encoding exodeoxyribonuclease III, with translation MLIATWNVNSIRTRLSQIIDWMNQVNPDILCLQETKVIDDSFPIEPFEKLGYSVEVYGQKSYNGVAIISKIKAENVKKGFYGSPDSDQNIDIFLDQKRLISADINGIKIINVYVPNGSSLESSKFGYKINWLSCLASFLDEQEKKGELICLMGDFNVAPSNLDIHDPKKYEGGIMASEIERNALNNVLKERLIDSFRIFEKNTGHWSWWDYRNNAYELNKGWRIDHIYISKELSSKLKSCVIDSSPRGNSRPSDHAPVMIDLNLNDTNEDFFEDEDNFFEI, from the coding sequence TTGTTAATAGCAACTTGGAATGTTAACTCTATAAGAACCAGACTTTCACAAATAATAGATTGGATGAATCAAGTCAATCCAGATATTCTATGTTTGCAGGAAACAAAAGTTATAGATGATAGTTTCCCAATTGAACCTTTTGAAAAATTAGGATACTCAGTGGAGGTCTACGGACAAAAATCATACAACGGTGTTGCTATTATTTCAAAAATAAAAGCGGAAAATGTTAAAAAAGGATTCTACGGTAGTCCCGACTCTGATCAAAATATAGACATTTTCTTAGATCAAAAAAGATTAATTTCTGCTGATATTAATGGTATTAAGATAATAAATGTCTATGTACCAAATGGATCTTCTCTAGAATCTAGTAAGTTCGGATACAAAATTAATTGGTTAAGTTGTTTAGCTTCATTTTTGGATGAGCAAGAAAAAAAAGGAGAATTAATTTGTCTTATGGGTGATTTTAATGTTGCTCCATCTAACTTAGATATTCATGATCCAAAGAAATATGAAGGAGGAATAATGGCATCTGAGATTGAGAGAAATGCCCTAAATAATGTTCTGAAAGAAAGATTAATAGATTCTTTCAGGATTTTTGAAAAAAATACTGGCCATTGGAGTTGGTGGGATTACCGTAATAACGCATATGAATTAAATAAAGGTTGGAGAATAGACCATATATACATCAGCAAAGAACTGTCATCAAAACTTAAAAGTTGTGTCATAGACAGCTCACCTAGAGGGAATTCACGTCCAAGTGATCATGCCCCAGTAATGATAGATCTTAACTTAAACGACACAAATGAAGATTTTTTTGAGGATGAGGATAATTTTTTCGAAATATAA
- the larC gene encoding nickel pincer cofactor biosynthesis protein LarC produces the protein MEDLLIECSPGISGDMLLGAFYDLGVPKTVIEKPLIDLGLKDLYHLEFKESKSYSIRGIKAKVENIDCIPIKRTWRSIRELVSNGHLEDKLKQIIYEVFESLACAEGKVHGIKSEDVHFHEIGAIDSLVDIIGVCAALNYLNPKKVYCNEPMLGKGFVQTEHGKLSVPPPAVIELVRQKNIKFLSSFDSIEGELSTPTGIALLTNLVDYLQPPSKYSINSYGVGIGELKFPFPNLVRVYKITSFEDSYINEKINPKCEEISVQEAWIDDQTPEDISNFVEKLRIEGAYDVSYQAINMKKNRIGFSIQAILPLEKREFFRRLWFNYSNTIGVRERTQSRWILLRRRGECSTTFGNIKVKQTLKPDGSITMKPENDEVLRLKLEHKISTDEIRKIIKESSKKFKPFENWK, from the coding sequence ATGGAAGATCTTTTAATTGAATGTTCTCCAGGCATCTCTGGGGATATGTTGTTAGGAGCTTTTTATGATTTAGGTGTGCCTAAAACAGTCATTGAAAAGCCACTTATTGATCTTGGATTAAAGGATCTATATCATCTAGAGTTTAAAGAATCGAAAAGTTATTCAATCCGAGGGATCAAGGCAAAGGTTGAGAATATTGATTGTATTCCTATAAAAAGAACTTGGAGAAGTATTAGAGAACTTGTTTCAAATGGGCATTTAGAAGATAAATTAAAGCAAATAATTTATGAAGTGTTTGAATCTTTAGCATGTGCGGAAGGAAAAGTTCATGGCATCAAATCTGAGGATGTTCATTTTCATGAAATTGGAGCTATTGACTCATTAGTGGATATTATAGGAGTATGTGCTGCATTGAATTACTTAAATCCAAAGAAGGTTTATTGTAATGAACCAATGTTAGGTAAAGGTTTTGTTCAAACTGAACATGGAAAATTATCTGTACCTCCTCCTGCTGTAATAGAGCTAGTAAGACAAAAAAACATTAAGTTTTTATCAAGCTTTGATTCAATAGAGGGTGAACTATCTACACCAACTGGTATTGCTTTACTCACTAATTTAGTCGACTATCTGCAACCTCCTTCAAAATATTCTATTAACTCTTATGGGGTAGGCATTGGTGAACTAAAATTCCCATTCCCTAATTTGGTAAGAGTTTATAAAATTACTTCATTTGAGGATTCTTATATTAATGAAAAAATTAATCCAAAATGTGAAGAGATATCTGTTCAAGAGGCATGGATTGATGACCAAACACCTGAAGATATTTCTAATTTTGTAGAGAAACTGAGAATTGAAGGAGCTTACGACGTTTCTTATCAAGCTATTAATATGAAAAAAAATAGAATTGGATTTTCTATTCAGGCAATCTTGCCACTAGAGAAAAGAGAATTTTTTAGGCGATTATGGTTTAATTACTCCAATACTATTGGAGTCCGTGAAAGGACCCAATCAAGGTGGATATTACTTAGAAGGAGAGGAGAATGTTCAACGACTTTTGGAAATATAAAAGTTAAACAGACTTTGAAACCAGATGGATCAATAACTATGAAACCAGAAAATGACGAAGTTTTGAGATTAAAACTAGAGCATAAAATATCAACTGACGAAATAAGAAAAATAATAAAAGAGTCAAGTAAAAAATTTAAACCATTTGAAAACTGGAAATGA
- a CDS encoding lysylphosphatidylglycerol synthase domain-containing protein: protein MRFNISYKPYWKFIKKINFGGLKSIFFISSLFYFCIYFFNNIDQISFNINLEKNGSNLSLSFLFCVLSIYLNAYAWKYIVKWFGKEFKSNNLVSFYVLTNILKYVPGGIWHFVERFNFIKKISNPQIALYSTLIEPYFMLSGAFLLASLGVLSSPIYFFLILPLVFLNRKLIYIVLKRLESLKGKMFEVLRLTNSKDPFEKRINIISFFPARALLLEIGFVLSKFIGFYICLNTFYTNNTLNIIFLLVIFSLSWSLGLVVPTAPGGVGVFEACLLFFVGRNIPQNIILVSLIYFRVISTSADLLLSLPFLIRKLFKRI from the coding sequence ATGAGATTTAATATAAGTTATAAACCATATTGGAAATTTATTAAAAAAATTAATTTTGGTGGGTTAAAGAGTATTTTCTTTATTTCAAGTTTGTTCTATTTTTGCATCTATTTCTTTAATAATATTGATCAAATTTCTTTTAATATTAATTTAGAAAAAAATGGAAGTAACTTATCTTTATCATTTTTATTTTGTGTTTTAAGTATTTACCTTAACGCTTATGCTTGGAAATATATAGTTAAATGGTTCGGGAAAGAATTTAAAAGTAATAATCTAGTTTCTTTTTATGTTTTAACCAATATTCTTAAATACGTTCCAGGAGGGATTTGGCATTTTGTTGAAAGATTTAATTTCATAAAAAAAATAAGTAATCCTCAGATTGCTTTGTATTCGACACTTATAGAACCTTACTTTATGTTGAGTGGAGCTTTCTTGTTGGCATCGCTGGGAGTACTTTCTTCACCAATATACTTTTTTTTAATTTTGCCTTTAGTATTTTTAAATAGGAAATTAATTTATATTGTATTAAAAAGATTAGAGTCTCTTAAGGGGAAGATGTTTGAGGTTTTGAGACTTACAAATTCAAAGGATCCATTTGAAAAGAGAATAAATATAATTTCTTTTTTCCCTGCCAGAGCGTTATTACTTGAAATTGGTTTTGTTTTATCTAAATTTATTGGGTTTTATATTTGCCTAAATACTTTTTATACAAATAATACTCTCAACATCATATTTTTATTAGTGATCTTTTCTTTGTCATGGTCTCTAGGTTTGGTAGTCCCAACAGCTCCAGGGGGAGTTGGCGTTTTTGAAGCCTGCCTCCTTTTTTTTGTTGGCAGAAATATTCCACAAAATATAATTCTTGTTAGCTTAATTTATTTTAGGGTTATATCTACCTCGGCAGATTTATTGTTAAGCTTACCTTTTTTAATTAGAAAACTGTTTAAAAGAATTTAG
- a CDS encoding ABC transporter permease: MKILIKELKKAVTELKLLYITSFIVALLVIIPISNFLLEGIDYVISGNFSLGIAGEEEVLGTLKILALTSLFGGGLGTLNGWLLSNCDFKFRKVLRICQLVPLAAPAYLITAVLQDLGSIFGYQVTGLWWGVLILSISTYPYVFILANESFNKFGVNQINASRGLGVGPWKSFFKIALPMALPALITGISLMCMEVMNELGTFALLNIPSISTGIAENWIIEGNPKSAIGLSLVALLIIFTLIIFEKFSRRKSKRWSENPASQDSQGWKLKKTRALLAITLSLFPPIFSFGIPCFWILLNIDQIQKGLSIELLTLSIRTISLGLFTAFITMLFSLIISLARRPNKSLLLGLITNLAGIGYAIPGTVLALSLISISSSKFNFIAICLLIWGYLVRFLTISKGSIDSSLERISPSLDEAALGLGENWLGIIKRIHLPLLQGPIFVGSLLVFVDTIKELPITFILRPFDFDTLSVRIYQYAGDERMVEAILPTILIITLGLIASITLIPSLEKKN, translated from the coding sequence TTGAAAATACTTATTAAAGAATTAAAAAAAGCAGTAACCGAATTAAAACTTCTTTATATCACTTCGTTTATTGTTGCACTCTTAGTAATCATTCCAATTTCGAATTTTCTTCTAGAAGGAATTGATTACGTTATTAGTGGAAATTTTTCATTAGGTATTGCAGGTGAAGAAGAAGTACTAGGCACTTTAAAAATTTTAGCGCTGACAAGTTTATTTGGAGGAGGCTTAGGAACCTTAAATGGATGGTTACTTTCAAATTGTGATTTTAAGTTCAGAAAAGTTCTCCGTATTTGTCAGCTAGTTCCACTAGCTGCCCCAGCATATTTAATAACCGCTGTTTTGCAGGATTTAGGAAGTATTTTTGGGTATCAAGTAACTGGTTTATGGTGGGGGGTTTTAATACTTTCGATTTCTACTTATCCATATGTATTCATTCTTGCTAACGAAAGTTTTAATAAATTTGGAGTTAATCAAATCAATGCTAGTAGAGGATTAGGAGTTGGACCATGGAAGAGCTTCTTTAAAATCGCTTTACCAATGGCGTTACCAGCACTAATAACAGGAATAAGTTTAATGTGCATGGAAGTAATGAATGAGTTAGGTACATTTGCATTATTAAATATTCCAAGTATTTCTACAGGTATAGCCGAAAATTGGATAATTGAGGGTAATCCAAAAAGTGCTATTGGATTATCATTGGTAGCCTTGTTAATAATTTTCACTTTAATTATTTTTGAAAAATTCTCGAGAAGAAAATCAAAGAGGTGGAGTGAGAATCCTGCATCACAAGATTCTCAAGGATGGAAATTAAAAAAAACTAGAGCTCTTTTGGCAATAACCCTATCCTTATTTCCTCCAATTTTCTCTTTTGGAATCCCATGTTTTTGGATTCTGCTAAATATCGATCAAATTCAAAAAGGGTTATCTATAGAATTACTGACCCTATCAATAAGGACTATTAGTCTAGGGCTTTTTACTGCATTCATAACAATGCTATTCTCCTTAATAATTTCCTTAGCTAGACGTCCAAATAAAAGTTTATTACTAGGACTAATAACAAACCTTGCGGGAATAGGTTACGCAATTCCTGGCACGGTATTAGCTTTATCTTTAATAAGCATTTCTTCTTCAAAATTCAATTTCATTGCTATTTGCTTACTAATATGGGGTTATCTTGTCCGATTTCTGACTATTTCTAAGGGTTCTATTGATTCAAGCCTTGAGAGAATTTCTCCTAGTCTTGATGAAGCGGCACTTGGACTAGGAGAGAATTGGCTGGGAATCATCAAAAGAATTCATCTACCTCTACTCCAAGGACCAATATTTGTAGGATCACTTTTGGTTTTTGTAGACACGATAAAAGAATTACCCATAACGTTTATTTTAAGACCATTCGATTTCGATACATTATCTGTGAGAATATATCAATATGCTGGAGATGAAAGAATGGTAGAGGCAATATTACCAACAATTCTTATCATAACTTTAGGACTTATTGCATCAATTACATTGATACCAAGTTTAGAGAAAAAAAACTAA
- a CDS encoding CobW family GTP-binding protein, producing MSKKLLPVTIISGFLGSGKTTLLNHILKNQIGIKTAVLVNEFGEIGIDNDLIIEGSEDMIELNNGCICCSINGELLNTVSKVLDRSEKIDYLIVETTGLADPLPVAMTFAAGDLREQVRLDSIITVIDGENFDFEINNTSVAYSQILYGDILLLNKCDLVNEEQLQKVEFFINKIKKEPRILRSTNSEVGLQTIMSVGLFETDTYQFENDKKNIEDNSHEHSSHSHEHSSHSHEHSSHSHEHSSHSHKHSSHSHEHSSHSHDLINNIEGFTSVSYETFEPFSLRKFQYFLDNQISQNVFRAKGILWFMESERKHIFHLSGKRFSLDDEEWTKEKSNKIVLIGKKLDHQTIKNQLSSCRFNSD from the coding sequence ATGTCTAAAAAATTATTACCAGTTACGATTATTAGTGGATTTTTAGGTTCTGGCAAGACAACACTTCTAAATCATATTTTAAAAAATCAAATTGGTATTAAAACAGCTGTTCTAGTTAATGAATTTGGAGAAATCGGAATAGATAATGACCTAATAATAGAAGGCTCAGAAGATATGATCGAATTAAATAATGGCTGTATATGTTGCTCTATCAATGGCGAATTATTAAATACAGTATCCAAAGTTTTAGACAGATCTGAAAAAATAGACTATTTAATTGTTGAGACAACTGGGCTAGCAGATCCATTACCAGTAGCTATGACTTTTGCGGCTGGTGATCTTAGAGAACAAGTAAGATTAGACTCAATAATCACTGTTATTGATGGAGAAAATTTTGATTTTGAAATTAATAATACAAGTGTCGCCTACTCTCAAATTTTATACGGAGATATCCTCCTTCTTAATAAATGTGATTTAGTGAATGAAGAACAATTACAGAAAGTAGAATTTTTTATAAATAAAATAAAAAAAGAACCAAGGATCTTGAGATCAACCAATAGTGAAGTTGGATTACAAACAATAATGAGCGTAGGTCTATTTGAAACAGATACTTATCAATTCGAGAATGATAAAAAAAATATAGAAGACAATTCACACGAACACTCTTCTCATTCACACGAACACTCTTCTCATTCACACGAACACTCTTCTCATTCACACGAACACTCTTCTCATTCACACAAACACTCTTCTCATTCACACGAACACTCTTCTCATTCACACGATTTGATCAATAATATCGAGGGTTTCACCTCAGTTTCTTATGAGACATTTGAACCATTTTCCTTAAGGAAGTTTCAATATTTCTTAGATAATCAAATATCACAAAATGTATTTAGAGCAAAAGGGATATTATGGTTTATGGAAAGTGAAAGAAAACACATTTTTCACCTGTCTGGGAAACGGTTCTCTCTAGATGATGAAGAATGGACAAAAGAAAAATCTAACAAGATAGTATTAATTGGGAAAAAGTTAGATCATCAAACTATTAAGAATCAACTTTCATCATGTAGATTTAATTCAGATTAG
- a CDS encoding 4a-hydroxytetrahydrobiopterin dehydratase — protein MEPYLLQDGELKELVFKIPGWEIKSEQIQREFNFANFIEAFSFMTKIALICEKYNHHPNWENVYSKVIIRLNTHDLGGITNLDQTLASEINKIFGQ, from the coding sequence ATGGAACCTTACCTTTTACAAGATGGTGAATTGAAGGAATTAGTTTTCAAAATACCTGGATGGGAAATTAAGTCTGAACAAATCCAAAGAGAATTTAACTTCGCTAATTTTATTGAAGCCTTCTCTTTTATGACTAAAATTGCTTTAATCTGTGAGAAATACAACCATCATCCTAACTGGGAAAATGTTTATTCAAAAGTAATAATTAGATTAAATACACATGATTTGGGAGGCATTACAAATCTGGATCAAACACTAGCTTCAGAAATCAATAAAATTTTCGGTCAATAA
- a CDS encoding secondary thiamine-phosphate synthase enzyme YjbQ yields MEQIFSKLEILTHGEGFIDITNDLNLFIKKHNFNSGIFNLTVLHTSCSLTINENADPNVLRDLKKYMQSIVPYDSYLTLSKNREEIYYKHYQEGADDMPAHIKTSLSNTCLSLSFQEGKIMLGTWQAVYLWEHRFDQKERIINVHIIGEKNQNIYNVIKSD; encoded by the coding sequence ATGGAACAAATATTTTCAAAATTAGAAATTTTAACCCATGGAGAGGGTTTTATTGACATCACAAATGATTTAAATTTATTTATCAAAAAACATAATTTTAATTCTGGGATTTTCAATTTAACTGTACTTCATACCAGTTGCAGCTTAACTATTAATGAGAATGCAGATCCAAATGTACTAAGAGACTTAAAAAAGTATATGCAATCTATAGTTCCATATGATTCCTACCTAACCTTATCAAAAAATAGAGAGGAGATTTACTATAAACATTATCAAGAAGGAGCTGACGATATGCCAGCACATATTAAAACATCCTTATCTAACACTTGTTTATCTTTGAGTTTTCAAGAGGGCAAAATTATGCTTGGCACATGGCAAGCAGTTTATTTATGGGAACATCGATTTGATCAAAAAGAAAGAATTATAAATGTACATATAATTGGTGAGAAAAATCAAAATATTTATAATGTAATAAAGTCAGATTAG
- a CDS encoding carboxypeptidase M32 — MAEIQWNKLGAYLKETQILGSIQNTLYWDQNTGMPKKGASWRSEQLTYIAKVLHKRNSSEEFLNLIQSANNELLDTEQNSDNQLLIKEKERNINLLIKEFNREKDLDPKLVESLAKAKSKGYESWQEAKKKSDFKIFLPFFEELVKLRIEETKQISDQYSPWETLAQPFEPELTLKWLKKMFQPLKETIPDLIRGINQSKKKHWDLSPESQQNLCSELLDDFGRDKDLVIISKSPHPFSITLGPDDYRMTTRIVEGEPLSSFLATAHEWGHSIYEQGLPSQSHQWFAWPLGQATSMGIHESQSLFWENRIVKCKSFAKRFFKKFVSAGCSLNNYLELWKSINHMEVGLNRVEADELTYGLHILIRTELEIDLIEGGLPAEDIPAEWNKRYDELLGIKPSNDSEGCLQDVHWSEGAFGYFPSYLLGHLISAQISSQMERDIGLIDNLIENGEYQKIILWLKNNIHKYGRSVNSMELVRTVTNEELSPNYFINHLRSKVRNFC, encoded by the coding sequence TTGGCTGAAATTCAATGGAATAAGCTGGGGGCTTATCTTAAAGAAACTCAAATATTAGGTTCAATCCAAAATACACTTTATTGGGATCAGAATACTGGAATGCCAAAGAAAGGGGCTTCTTGGAGATCTGAACAACTTACCTACATTGCAAAAGTATTACATAAAAGAAATTCTTCTGAAGAATTTTTAAATTTAATACAATCTGCTAATAATGAATTATTAGATACGGAACAAAATTCTGATAATCAACTTTTGATTAAAGAGAAAGAAAGAAATATTAATCTTTTAATTAAGGAATTTAATAGAGAAAAAGATTTAGATCCTAAATTAGTTGAGTCTTTAGCAAAGGCAAAATCTAAAGGCTATGAAAGTTGGCAAGAAGCTAAAAAAAAATCAGATTTTAAAATTTTTCTTCCATTTTTTGAAGAGTTAGTCAAATTGCGTATTGAAGAGACAAAACAAATATCTGATCAATATTCACCATGGGAGACACTAGCCCAACCCTTTGAGCCTGAATTAACTTTGAAGTGGTTGAAAAAAATGTTCCAACCATTGAAAGAAACTATCCCAGATTTGATTAGAGGAATTAACCAGTCCAAAAAAAAACATTGGGATTTAAGTCCAGAATCTCAACAAAATTTGTGTTCTGAATTACTTGATGATTTTGGGAGAGATAAAGATCTCGTGATTATTAGTAAATCTCCCCATCCTTTTTCGATTACATTAGGGCCTGATGATTATAGGATGACGACAAGAATAGTTGAAGGTGAACCATTATCAAGTTTTTTGGCAACTGCGCATGAATGGGGTCATTCAATTTATGAGCAGGGTCTGCCATCTCAAAGTCATCAATGGTTTGCTTGGCCTTTAGGTCAAGCAACTTCTATGGGGATTCATGAAAGTCAATCTTTATTTTGGGAAAATAGAATAGTTAAATGCAAATCTTTTGCAAAAAGATTTTTTAAGAAATTTGTTTCAGCTGGATGTTCGCTAAATAATTACTTAGAACTCTGGAAATCTATTAATCATATGGAAGTAGGCTTAAATAGGGTTGAGGCAGATGAATTGACCTATGGTTTACACATTTTAATAAGAACCGAACTTGAAATAGATTTAATTGAAGGAGGTTTACCTGCTGAAGATATCCCAGCAGAATGGAATAAAAGATATGATGAACTCCTAGGGATAAAACCTTCTAATGATTCAGAAGGTTGTCTACAAGATGTTCATTGGAGTGAAGGCGCATTTGGATATTTCCCATCATATTTGTTAGGACATCTTATAAGTGCTCAAATATCTAGTCAAATGGAAAGAGACATTGGTTTGATTGATAATTTAATTGAAAATGGTGAATATCAAAAAATCATCTTATGGTTAAAAAATAATATACATAAATATGGCAGATCAGTTAATTCTATGGAGTTGGTAAGAACTGTAACTAATGAAGAACTATCCCCAAACTATTTTATTAATCATTTAAGGTCTAAAGTACGTAATTTCTGCTGA
- a CDS encoding inorganic diphosphatase — protein MANLNQSPSRVTPNLLHILNAFTDSSNSIVNTIVELNSNTINKYELITETGHLKLDRVGYSSLSYPFAYGCIPRTWDEDGDPLDIEIVGVTEPLIPGSIVEARIIGVMKFDDGGEVDDKVIAVLADDKRMDHISSFEDLGEHWLKETTYYWEHYKDLKKPGTCNVNGFFGIEEAVNVIKDCENRYKKEIDPKLVN, from the coding sequence ATGGCAAATCTTAATCAATCCCCAAGTAGGGTTACACCAAATTTATTGCATATACTAAATGCTTTCACTGATAGCTCAAATTCAATAGTTAACACTATTGTTGAATTGAATTCTAATACGATAAATAAATATGAATTAATTACAGAAACGGGTCATCTTAAACTTGATAGGGTGGGTTATTCCTCACTTTCTTACCCCTTCGCTTACGGATGTATTCCGAGGACTTGGGATGAAGATGGAGATCCACTTGATATAGAAATTGTTGGAGTAACTGAGCCATTGATACCTGGATCAATAGTTGAGGCTAGGATTATTGGGGTGATGAAATTTGATGATGGTGGAGAGGTTGATGATAAGGTCATAGCAGTTCTTGCAGATGATAAAAGAATGGATCACATCTCAAGTTTTGAAGACCTTGGAGAGCATTGGCTAAAAGAAACAACGTATTATTGGGAACACTATAAAGATCTAAAAAAACCAGGAACATGCAATGTAAATGGTTTTTTTGGGATAGAAGAAGCTGTTAACGTGATTAAAGATTGTGAAAATAGATATAAAAAAGAAATTGATCCTAAATTAGTAAATTAA